TAGCGAAGTAACAGAAGTAGTTTCCAAAAATCTAAAAGCACCAAAAGAAAATATCCATGTAATCCTAGAAGAAATGAAAAAAACGGATTACGGTGTTGGCGGCGTAAGGAAATCTGATATTTAAGTGTGTAAGAAGCAAGGCATTTCGCCTTGCTTTATTATTTTTCCTTCAATGAATGTGCATGAATAAGCGCAATCATTCTTTCTGTAATCGCTTGGTCTACATCGCCACTTTCGATAAAATCGAGCGGATAATATAATTTAATATCTGTCCGACGTTCTCGCCCAATCGCTTCCACAACTGGTGACTCGGTCGACAACTCCCGCAATTCGCCATTTCCCATCAATAACTTAATAGGGTCTTTGCCGCTGCCAACTCCAGGAAGATAGTAATCATAAGGCAAATCGCTGGAAGAATCAATCACTAAATAATACGACGGATCAATATCAGCTTTTTCAAGAAGTCCTTTTAGTTCTGCATAAAGTTCGGCATCTTCTTTTGGATCATAGTTAATGTATCGAAGCAATCTCCTATTCAAAAAACGACTACATAAATCGCTCAAAATCGGATCTTCTTCCTCTTGCCAAATAGAAAAATAATACATCAACACAATATCATCAAGTACCACGTAATCTTTTAAACTCACTTCATTTACAAAGAATGGTAATACTTGTATGGGGGTCACTTGAAATTCATAACCCGCGCAATATAACTTCTTAGCGCGCTCAAGGATTTTCCATAATAATACTTCACCGCTACGACTAACCGGATGAAAGTATACTTGTTGATACATTTGATAGCGACTCATAATATAATCTTCTACCGCATGCATACCAGAATATTTTACAATAACACCATTGCCATCTGGGCTTGGGCGTAGAACTCGCAAAATCCGCTCTAAATCAAACTTCCCGTAACTCACTCCAGTATAATAGGCATCTCGAAGTAAATAATCCATTCGATCAGCATCAATTTGACTCGAAATCAACTTCACCAAAGTTTGATTCGGATAATTTTTCTTAATAATAGCAGCAACCTTAAGTGGAAATTCTTCTCCCACTCGCATCAATACGTCACTAACTTCCGTATCTCCAATTATGATTTCCTGCGTATATGCTTCATGGTCCGTACCAAAGACTTTTTCAAAAGCATGCGAAAATGGCCCGTGCCCTAAATCATGTAAAAGTGCAGCACACAATGCCACCATACGTTCTTCCGGATCCAGCTGTGGCTCATTCGCGAATGTCACATCGATTATTTGTCGCACGATTTCGTAAACACCTAAGGAATGATTAAAGCGGCTATGTTCTGCCCCGTGAAAAGTTAATGAAGTCGTCCCCAATTGGTGGATGCGACGCAAGCGCTGAAACTCTTTTGTAGCAATCAAATCCCAAATTATTTTGTCAGAAACATGCACATATCCATGAACCGGGTCTTTAAACACTTTCTCTTCTAGTAATTTCTCTGTTAAATAACTCATGCAACACTCTCCTCTCAAGTAAGCACTTTATCATTTCGAGCAATTAAACGTTCGTAGTAGGCCGGAAAAAGATCTAATTCTTCAGGTGTAAGCGTTCCAGAGACAAGTTCACCTGCATAGTGTCGCAAACTATTGAAAAGGCGTACCAACGTATCATTTAAGCTTATATCAGTCTTCATCAAGTCCGAAAGCGAGCCCATAACATCTGGATTCACATTAGGAAACGTATATTTTGTTTGCTTTGCTTTTCCGCTAATCGTATAAAAATCGCGGATCAGTTCTGAACGAGCAGTTTGATCCCCGTCAATCGCTAAATAAATTTGGACCGCTACGCCTTTTGCCATTCTGCGCTGAGAAATACCAGCAAATTTTTTCCCTTGAATGCTGAGGTCGTAACTACCAGGACAATAAGAGTCTTCTATTTCTTTCGCTTCAATTACTTCATTGCAATCTACAAACATGTCTTTGATAAGTGTAAACATTGTTTCATAACCACGCTCAATCGCAATTCCGCGTTCTGCATCCGGGAGCACCATCGACAAATTAAGTACCCCTGAATCAAGGACAACAGCTAAGCCACCGGAATTTCTAACTACAACACGGTAGCCTTGTTCTTGTAAAAAGGCAATTCCTTTATCTATATCAGGTAACTTAGAATCTTGAATTCCAAGGGAAACTGTTTTTTCATGCACCCAGCCACGAACAGTAGATGGCGCTATTCTCGCTCCGACCGAGCGACATAGCGTATCATCTGTCGCGAATGATTGAATGGCATCGAAAGCTGGATTAATCGTTGTATTATCAATAAATCGCCACACATCTTGTTTTAGTAAGGTGTTATCAATATTCATCTCTATGTCCTCCATGATTTTCTTTTTGTTATTATAGCATACCGACACCGAAATTAGATGCAAATGGCTTAAAATAGCCATTTAATCAGGAATATCAATTTTCTGGCGGTTATTTGACTTTTTTTCGTTTAATGTTGAAAACTAGGGCTGTAATGATTGATATAACAACTGATTTGAGAATTATATCTTTTTTCATTTTCATCGCCTCATTTCCTTTCTCCTATTATAACAAACTTACCATACAAAAAAACCTAACTTCTGTAAAAGAAATTAGGTTCATTATATCTAAAAGCCTAGGGAGCTTTTTTAGCAAATGTATTACCAGTTGTAGCGGTCTTCATTATCGCGACTTGGGCGTTTTGGAGAATTACCCCACATACGATAAAGCAGATATCCAATACCACCTAGTATAAGTACTGGGAATAAGAAGTGAAG
The sequence above is drawn from the Listeria monocytogenes genome and encodes:
- a CDS encoding 2-hydroxymuconate tautomerase — encoded protein: MPFVTIQFLEGRSDDQKKALVSEVTEVVSKNLKAPKENIHVILEEMKKTDYGVGGVRKSDI
- a CDS encoding HD domain-containing protein, with the protein product MSYLTEKLLEEKVFKDPVHGYVHVSDKIIWDLIATKEFQRLRRIHQLGTTSLTFHGAEHSRFNHSLGVYEIVRQIIDVTFANEPQLDPEERMVALCAALLHDLGHGPFSHAFEKVFGTDHEAYTQEIIIGDTEVSDVLMRVGEEFPLKVAAIIKKNYPNQTLVKLISSQIDADRMDYLLRDAYYTGVSYGKFDLERILRVLRPSPDGNGVIVKYSGMHAVEDYIMSRYQMYQQVYFHPVSRSGEVLLWKILERAKKLYCAGYEFQVTPIQVLPFFVNEVSLKDYVVLDDIVLMYYFSIWQEEEDPILSDLCSRFLNRRLLRYINYDPKEDAELYAELKGLLEKADIDPSYYLVIDSSSDLPYDYYLPGVGSGKDPIKLLMGNGELRELSTESPVVEAIGRERRTDIKLYYPLDFIESGDVDQAITERMIALIHAHSLKEK
- a CDS encoding lipoyl-[GcvH]:protein N-lipoyltransferase; its protein translation is MNIDNTLLKQDVWRFIDNTTINPAFDAIQSFATDDTLCRSVGARIAPSTVRGWVHEKTVSLGIQDSKLPDIDKGIAFLQEQGYRVVVRNSGGLAVVLDSGVLNLSMVLPDAERGIAIERGYETMFTLIKDMFVDCNEVIEAKEIEDSYCPGSYDLSIQGKKFAGISQRRMAKGVAVQIYLAIDGDQTARSELIRDFYTISGKAKQTKYTFPNVNPDVMGSLSDLMKTDISLNDTLVRLFNSLRHYAGELVSGTLTPEELDLFPAYYERLIARNDKVLT